The genomic stretch GCCACATGCGCGACAGCGTGGTGACCGCAAGGCTTTCAGCCAATTCTCCACCGCGCACCCGTTCGATTTCGCTCAGCGACGCATCATGAGCTGCCGATGGGACATATTTCAGTCGGGTCACCAGATGGGTAAAGTCTGCAAGATCCGTCAGCACCACGGTCGGATTGGCGCCTGCTTCATACTGGCTGCCAAACTCGTCCAGGGCAGCGGCAACGTCGCCACGGACGATATGCTCGAAAAGGTCGACGATGCGCGCCCTGTCGGCAAGCCCCAGCATGGAGCGGACGGCCTCTGTCCTGACCGCCCCGGCACCATGGGCGATCGCCTGGTCGAGCAGCGATAGGCCATCTCTGGCCGAGCCTTCGGCAGCGCGGGCAATCATAGCCAGCGCATCGTCCTCAGCCGCAATCCCTTCTTTGGAGAGAATGGTTGTAAAAAGGCCGACGAGGTCGCTTGCACTGATCCGCCGCAGGTCAAACCGCTGGCAGCGTGAGAGGACAGTGATCGGGACCTTGCGGATTTCCGTCGTTGCAAAAATGAACTTCACATGTTCCGGCGGCTCTTCCAATGTCTTCAGGAGACCGTTGAAAGCGGCCGTCGACAGCATGTGCACTTCGTCGATGATATAGACCTTGTAGCGCGCCGAGACGGGTCGGTAGCGCACCTGCTCGATGATCTCGCGGATGTCGTCGATGCCGGTGTGTGAGGCTGCATCCATCTCGATCACGTCGACATGGCGGCCTTCCATGATTGCCTGGCAGTGTTCGCCGGGGCTGCGCAGATCGATCGTCGGCTTGTCGACGTCGGCTGTCTTGTAGTTGAGAGCACGGGCGAGAATGCGGGCCGTCGTGGTCTTTCCCACTCCGCGCACCCCGGTCAGCATATAGGCTTGCGCAATCCGGCCCGTTTCGAACGCATTGGTCAGCGTGCGAACCATGGGTTCCTGGCCGACCATAAGGTCCGAAAAATCCTTGGGACGGTATTTGCGGGCAAGGACGCGGTAGGCCGTCGAGGCGGTCTTGGGGTCAGTCGCTGCGGGCTCTTTATCGCTCATCGCGCTTAGGGCTTCCCAATCCGCCCGGCCTTCGGGCACGGTTCGGCCCATGCGAGATACATTGGCCGGTCATGGAGATAAGGTGGGAGGCTGGCACGATGACCCGTGCCGCGCTCGTTAGGGCTGCTTCCTTCCGGACCTGACCCGGTTGGCGAGTGGCTCGTCCACCACCAACCTCCCGCGCCACATATCGGCAATTCTCCACTCAAATGCAAGCCAAGCCCATAAAAAACTGATAGGCTTGCGAAAAACACCTGCGGAGAAACACGCTTGGAACCCTATGCCCTTGATGAACGCCTTGCCAGCGATAGCCAATCCCTTGCCCATCTCGAGCTATGTGATGTCCGCCTTGCCCGCGACAGCCGCTGGCCCTGGGTCATCCTTGTCCCTCGCCGTCCCGATGTGAGTGAGATATTTGATCTTTCAGAAGAGGAGCAGAGCCTCCTGGCCCAAGAGCAGGTCCACGTGGCCAAGGCTTTGAAGGCGATGACTGGCGCCGACAAGATCAACATCGCTGCGATCGGCAATGTTGTTCGCCAACTCCATGTCCATGTTGTTGCCCGTTTCGAGGGCGATGAAAACTGGCCTCGCCCGATCTGGGGTCATGGAACGCCTGTCCCCCACACGGATGAAACTTTCAACCAGATGGCAAACAAGCTGCGTGGCCTTTTGCAATGAGCATTTCAATTTTCGATACCGCCGCACCCCATCCCGAAGCCAGCGCCCTCACAGCCTTTTCCGGCAACGGCCTCGATCGCTATGCCGAGCATCGCAACGAGGATAGCCTGGCGGAAGCCTTTGCGCTGGACGGAATGCATATTCTCGCGTTTGCCGGGAATGCGCTGGTTCTCAAACATGACGGCCAGGTTCTTGATCCGCTGTTTGCGCCCTACGAACTGGCCGATCTTGAACCCGATCTGGAAAGCGCCATCCTGTTGGGGCGCAAGCCCAATGGCGAATACCGGATAGCGGTTCCCGTCCGCGCGACCGAAGAGAACTTGACGGCCCAGTACAAGCTGCTGTCACCCCGCGCACTGTTTCGGGAGGAGGGCGTTGATCCCGAGCTGGTGGGCGAGGCGGCCCAGGGCTTCAGCCTGCTGCACTGGAACAAGGAGAATCGCTTCTGCGGTGGTTGCGGCAAGCCGGTCGAGACGCGCATCGGCGGCTATAAGCGCGAGTGCATCCATTGCAGCCGCGTCTTTTTCCCGCGTACCGATCCCGTCGTCATCATGATGACAATTGACGAGGCCAATGACCGGTGCTTGCTGGGCCGCGGCGCCCACTTTCCCGAAGGCATGTATTCCTGCCTGGCCGGCTTCATCGAACCCGCCGAGACGATCGAGAGTGCAGTGCGCCGCGAGACCTTCGAAGAGTCTGGTATCGTGATCGGGCGCGTACGCTATCATGCATCGCAGCCATGGCCGATGCCGCATCAGCTGATGATCGGCTGTTATGCCGAAGCCCTGAGCCTGGAGGTAACGAGGGACGAGGCAGAGCTTGCCGATTGCCGCTGGTTCACCCGCGACGAGGTGCAGGCCATGATCGATCACCGCTCGGAAATCGAGAAGGCGCCGAATGACGGCACCATCGCCAACCGCCTCATGCGCGACTGGCTCGACTGGCCGAGAGGCTGAGGATGATCAGAGCTTACCGCGCATCTGATGCGCCTTGTAGACGCCGAGGATGCGGACCTTCTCGGAAAAGAAGCGCAGTTCTTCTAGCGCTCGCTTGACCGCCGCATCGTCTGGATGGCCTTCTATATCGGCATAGAATTGGGTGGCGATGAACTTGCCGCCAATCTGGTAGCTCTCGAGCTTCGTCATATTGACCCCGTTCGTCGCAAATCCACCCATTGCCTTGTAAAGGGCCGCCGGAATATTGCGAACATTGAAAACAAAGGTCGTGATGAAGCGCTCGTCCGCGCTCGTCCGCTTCGGTTCGTCCTCGTCACGCGAGAGGACCACGAAACGCGTCACGTTGTTTTCTGAGTCTTCAACGTTTTCTGCCAGGATATCGAGCCCGTAAAGCGAGGCCGCAAGCCGTGGTGCGAGTGCGGCCATGGTCCGGTCACCCTTTTCCGAGACAAGTTTCGCAGCCCCAGCGGTGTCCCCTGCAACCACGGCCTTCCATCCATGGCTTCGGATGATCTTCCGGCATTGGCCAAGTGCATGGATGTGGCTATGCACGGTGCGGATTTCATCGAGCTTCACGCCTGGCAGCACCATCAGCTGAAACCGGATCGGCATGAAATACTCGCCCACAATATGCAGACGCGACAGCGGCAGAAGATAATGGATGTCGGCAACACGTCCTGCCAGCGTGTTTTCGATCGGGATCATTGCGAGATCGGCCTCGCCGCTCTCAAGTGCCACAAAGGCATCTTCGAAAGTCGCGCATGGCAGGGGCGCCATGTCCGGGAACATGTCGCGGCAGGCCATGTCTGAATTGGCGCCGAAGTCGCCCTGGAATGCAATCACGTTGGTGGAAGCCAAGACTTGATGTCCTTACTGAGAAGATGAAGAGAGAATGCGCCGGGCTTTTTCGAGGTCTGCCGGGGTATCGACGCCGAGCGGGATCGTGTTGACGACTTGCGCGTCGATCCGCATCCCGACCTCCAGTGCCCGCAACTGTTCGAGCGATTCACGCTTCTCCAGTGTCGAGGGCGGAAGCGAGACGAAACGTTCCAGAGTAGAGCGCCGATAGGCGTAGAGGCCGATGTGATGATAGAGCGGTCCGGCGCCATAGGGTGCGGTTGCGCGGGTAAAGTAGAGGGCCCTGAGCCTGTTCTGGCCAATTGGCGATCCAACGACCTTCACGACATTGGGGTTGGTCTTTTCCGCTTCTTCCGTGATCTCGACCGTGAGTGTTGCGATATCGACGCTTGGCTCCTCAAGAGGGGAAAGAGCTGATCGAATCGTCGCAGGATCAATCGTCGGCAGGTCTCCCTGCACGTTGATGATAATGTCGGCATCGGCTCCGGCATCACTCTTGCCCAAGGCTTCATGGATGCGGTCGGACCCTGATTGATGGTCCAGTCGTGTCATCACGGCCTCATATCCGGCCGATGCGACAGCATCAAAAGTTCGCTGATCGTCCACGGCAACGATGATTCGCCCGACATCAGCCTCGCGCGCACGATGTGCCACCTGAACGATCATTGGCAGGCCGGCAATATCGGCCAGAGGCTTTCCGGGAAGCCTTGTCGAGGCCATACGGGCAGGAATCAGCACCACTGCCTTGCCCGCAATGCGGTTATTCATCGTTAACCCCTTCTAATTCCACCCGAGAAGTGGCAAAAAGTCCCAGTTGCGGGACCATAATCGTGTTGCAAGTGTTTTGCAAAAGACATAGGTTCCGCCCGATTTCAAGATCGTCTGGTTGCCGTTCAACCGACTGCATGGGGAGCTTTGCAGATGAACTCTTATGTGAACATGGGTGTAGGTGCATTCCTGGGCACCGTTTTCGTTCTCATGTCCGTATCGATCGCCTCGGATGGGATCTTCCATGCTGAAGCGCCTGAGCAAGAAGGCTTCGCCATTGTTGCCGAAGTTGCGACGAGCGATGAGGCACCGGTTGTGGAAGAGGCAACGCCGATTGCGGTTCTGCTCGCGAGTGCCGATGCGACCGCTGGCGAGAGCGTATTCAAGAAATGTGCGAGCTGTCATACCATCGACAAGGGTGGGGCGAACAGGGTTGGTCCGAACCTCTATGGTCTCGTTGACCGTCCGATCGCAACGCATGAAGGCTTCAGCTATTCCTCTGCTCTCAAGGAATTTTCGCAGGGTGGTGCTGAACTTTGGACCTGGGATCACCTCAACGAATTCCTGTTGGCACCGAAGCGCCATGTCCCGGGTACGTCCATGGGCTTTGCGGGTATCAAAAAGGACGACGAGCGCGCCGATCTCATTCTGTATTTGAACACGATGGCGGATGCGCAGGTTGCGCTGCCGGAGCCTCCAGCAACGAACTGATGCCGTTGATTAAGTTCGGTGGTTACAAAGATGCCCGGCCAGACCGGGCATCTTGCGTTTTGGGCGCCCGTTACAGCAGAAGCCAGGCCCAGAAGGTCACGCTGACAACGCCTGCGGCCGTTGACTGCGTTATGACAGAGGCAGCGAGGCCTTGTCCGACACCAAAACGGTTGGCAATCAGCCAGGCATTGATGCCGGTCGGGACACAAGAGGTGAGAACGAGTGCGGCCGTCCAGGTTGGGCTCAGGGACAAGAGGTGGCAACCGCCCCAGACGATAGCCGGCATGAAGAAAAGTTTCAAAATTGCGACTGTCGACGAAATCCCGAGCTGGTCGATCATGCGATAACTGTTCAGCGTCATCCCAAGCGATATGAGCGCCGTCGGCGCTGCAACTCCGGCGATCTGACCAACTACACTGTCGATCACTTGCGGAAGTTCGAAATCCATGACCTGTACCGCAAGTCCGGCAGTCAGACCAATGATCAGCGGATTGCGGACAAGGTTCATTCCGACCTGCCTCAAGATGGTCCGGATGCCTCCCGGCTTGTGGTCAGGGCCCCTTACCGCCCGTTCGGCCTGTTCCATCGCCAGCGTGCCGACAATCATCATCAGCGGCAGATGGATGGCAAGCAGGATCGACATGGCCAGCATTCCATCCTGACCGATCGTGTGATCGACCAGCGGCAGACCAATGAAGACGTTGTTGGCGAAAGCGGCAGACAACCCGGCAAGAACGCCCATGCGCAAGTCGAGGCCAAACAGTCGTGTCGCCAGCAGGTGGCCGAGAAACCAGGTGAGACCGACGCCGGTAAAATAGGCGATCCAGAGACGAAAGGGCGAGGCTCCCTGAAAGTCAGCAGCAACAATCGTGCGAAACAACAGCATGGGCACAGCGACCTTGAAAACAAAATCCCCTAGTGCGTCCCCGATTTTCTGATCGACTATGCCTGCGCGTACGAGGGCAAAGCCGAGAAGGATCAGAATGAAAAGTGGAAGAACGTCTTGGGAGATTTCCGACATGAAGGGCGCTCGCGACTGGCTTGAGAGCCAGCACTTAGCGTGCCGACAGAGGCTGGAGCAACCTGCTAGATCTCGCCTTTCAGGCGGGTGGCCTGCACAAAACAGAAAACCGGGATTGCTGCCGCCAGTACATCCGTGGTCGGCAGTCCCGGTTGCGGGATCCTTGATCCCTGGAATTGGCAGCCGGGGAGATGGCTGGCCGTTTCCAATGCTCCCCTCCGTAGAGGTGTCCTGTTACAGTCAGATGACGCGGAAGGGCCTGTTGCCCCTTTTCAATCCGGCAAAACTGTTTATGACGCCTGTGGAAACCAGAGGAGCCCGCCCTTCATGAGCCGTTTTGACGTTCTGACCGTCGGCAATGCCATCGTCGATATCATCTCCCGCTGTGATGATCAGTTTCTGATCAGCAATGAGATCACCAAGGGCGCGATGAATCTGATCGATGCCGAGCGCGCAGAACGGCTCTATGGCCTGATGGGGCCAGCCGTTGAGGCATCCGGCGGCAGCGCTGGCAACACGGCTGCGGGCATCGCCAACCTGGGCGGCAAGGCCGCCTATTTCGGCAAGGTGGCACAGGACCAACTGGGCGAGATATTCACCCATGACATCCGTGCGCAGGGCGTGCATTTCGAGACAAAGCCCGGGGACAGCCAGCCGCCGACCGCGCGCAGCATGATCTTCGTCACCGAAGACGGCGAGCGTTCCATGAACACCTATCTGGGCGCCTGTGTCGAACTGGGCCCTGAGGATGTCGAACCGGAGGTCGTGGCACAGTCGAAGGTCACTTACTTTGAAGGCTATCTCTGGGACCCGCCACGTGCCAAGCAGGCAATCTTGGACTGCGCGCGGATCGCTCACGAGAATGGTCGGGAGATGTCGATGACGCTCTCCGACAGTTTCTGTGTGGGCCGCTATCGGGCTGAATTCCTGGATCTGATGCGATCCGGCACAGTCGATATCGTCTTTGCCAATGAGCAGGAGGCGCTCTCCCTTTATGAGACGGACGATTTTGCGCTGGCGCTGGATCGTATCGCCGCAGACTGCAAGCTGGCGGCTGTCACCATGGGTGAAAATGGCGCGATGGTGGTGAAGGGCGACCAGCGCTTGCAGATACCGGCAACCGTCGTGACCAATCTTCTTGATACCACCGGTGCCGGTGATCTCTTCGCCTCCGGTTTCCTGTACGGGTACACAAATGGCCGAAGCCTGGAAGACTGTGCCCGTCTCGGCTGCTATTCGGCCGGTGTCGTCATTCAGCAGATCGGCCCCCGCCCGATGACGTCGTTGGAAAAGGGCGCGCGCGCGATCGGCCTTATTTGAAGGCTTCGCCCGGATAGGCACCCCAGATTTCCGCCTGGCTGACCCAGCCGGTCACGCCCTGGACCTGGGCCCGGCACCAGTTGCCATTGCATTCTTCGAGCCTCATGATCACGCCGGGCTCCAGTTTGGCAATGATCTGTGCCGATGACATGGAATCGCGCCGCATCATCACATAGACGCTGTCACCATTGCCCCGCATCCAGGGCGCGGCGACGGCCGTTCTTTCGCCGGTGAGCAGCGATTGGTTGACCCAGCCTTCAGTGCCATCGGCATCCCGAATCCGACGCCAGTTTTCGTATTCCTGGATGATCTCCACCGGAAGGCCTGATTTCTGATAGCGCCATGAAACGGCATAGTCCGTGCTTGGTCCGACCCTCAGATTGACCTGTTCGGCCTTGAGGCTGACAAAGCGGGGCAGGGGCAGACCGGTCGAGCCTCTGGTGGCCTGCGCGGCAGCAGAACTTGCTCCGGCCAGCAACATGGCCAGCAAAGCGCAGACGGCAGTGTTGAGACGAGCGACATTCAACATGATGCTTCCGATTCACCGACAAGACTAATGGGGGGCTTTCACAGACCAAGGGGCGTGGATATCTGCCTTTCGACAAATCCGCTGCCGTTGAGCGAGTTTTGTTTGTCTTCGCCTGCGGGTTTGGTAGAAATTGCCCTTTAAGGGCGGAGTATCCCCCGTCTTGGTTAATGAGCTCTAAACAAGGCATCGATACGTCTCATGACGAACAGGAAAAGACCCAAGGTCTACATCACTCGAAAACTCCCGGACGCGGTGGAAACCCGCATGCGCGAGCTTTTCGAGGCAGAACTGAATATCGATGATCGCCCCCCAAGCCGCGAGCAGCTGATTGCTGCGGTGAAGGAGGCAGATGTTCTCGTTCCCACCGTAACCGACCGGATTGATTCGGACCTGATTGCGCAGGCTGGTTCGCAGTTGAAGCTGATCGCAAGCTTTTCGAACGGTACCGATCACATCGATGTCGACGCCGCTGCCAAGCGCGGCATCACCGTGACCAATACGCCGAATGTCCTGACGGAAGATACGGCGGACATGACCATGGCGCTGATCCTCGCCGTGCCGCGCCGGCTCGTCCAGGGCGCACGTGTGCTCATGGACAAGCCCGGTGAGTGGGAGGGCTGGTCTCCCACTTGGATGCTGGGCCGTCGCATCTGGGGTAAACGGATCGGCATCATCGGCATGGGCCGTATTGGCACGGCAGTCGCACGTCGCGCCAAGGCTTTTGGATTGTCGATCCATTATCACAATCGCCGTCGTGTAAGTCCCGCTACGGAAGAAGAACTGGAAGCAACCTATTGGGACAGCCTTGATCAGATGCTGGCCCGGGTGGACATTGTCTCGGTCAACTGCCCCTCGACCCCGGCCACATTCCACCTCTTGTCAGCCCGGCGCCTGGCATTGCTTCAGCCCAGCAGCTACATCGTCAACACGGCCCGTGGCGACATCATCGATGAGGATGCCCTCATCCAGGCGCTCAGGGCCGGAAAGATTGCCGGCGCTGGCCTTGATGTTTTCGAGAATGAACCGGCGGTCAATCCGAAGCTTGTCAAGCTGGCCAATGAAGGCAAGGTGGTTCTCCTGCCGCATACCGGTTCGGCGACCATTGAGGGTCGCATCGATATGGGCGACAAGGTCATCATCAACATCCGCACCTATTTCGATGGTCATCGACCGCCGAACCGGGTTCTGCCCAGTCGGACCTGACAGAGTTCAGAGCAGGAGCTTTTGCATTTCGATGGACGTCGTGCGGTCAAAGCCGGCATGGCGGTTTTCCGCTGTTTTGACAAAGCCCCATCTTGCAAAGCGTTGCTGGTTATCCGTAAGCTCGATGCGCGTCTCCAGACGCAGCGCCGGAAGCCCGAGTTGTCGAGCAACCACTTCTGCTTCTCGCAGCAGGCCCCACCCGATGCCTCGGCCTTGTGCCGCTGGAAGGATCGCCAGCTTTCCGATGTAGAGAGAAGTGGCCTCCGGTCGCAGAAAGGCGCAGCCCAAGATGCCGGTTTCGTCGCGGGCCATCAGGGCGATTTCGCCTTCTGTCTTTGCCCGAAGAGAATCGATGGTAAGTGATCGTGCAGAGGAAGGCGGGTCAACCACGCCATCCATATAGGCAAAGGACAGGCGGATCAGTTCGAGCAGACTCGGGAAATCGTCAAAGCCCGATCCAATTTGCTCGATCTCAACACTCAACCCCGCGTTTCCCGGCGCTTGTAGCGGATCGTGTCAAATCTTGCGGCAAGCCCGTCATAGATGAGCAGGCGTCCAACCAGCGGCTCTCCAATGCCTGTGATGATCTTGATGGCTTCCATTGCCATCAAGGTACCGATGACGCCCGTCAGGGCGCCAATCACGCCTGCTTCTGCACAGGCTGGCACGACACCCTCTGGAGGTGCCTCCGGAAAGAGGTCGCGGTAACGCGGATTCGGCCTCCCATCAGGTCCGGCTTCATAAGGCTTCAGGACCGTCACGCTGCCATCGAACCGCCCGACGGCACCGGTGACAAGTGGCACGGCAAGGGCCTCGCCGCTATCTGCCGCTGCATAGCGGGTGGAGAAATTGTCCGATCCGTCGATCAGCAGCGTATGACCGGGCAAATGATCCTGTGCGAAAGCCGCATCGAAACGCGCCTCGTGGCGAACGACCCTGCAATGCGGGTTGAGGCGGGCAATGGCACGGGCCGCACTTTCTGTCTTTTGTTCTCCAAGAGTGCCGCTGTCATGGATGACCTGGCGCTGGAGGTTGGAAAGCGACACGCCATCATCGTCAACGATGGTCAGCGTACCGACGCCGGCGCCCGCCAGATATTGCAGCACGGGCGATCCGAGTCCGCCAGCGCCAATAACCATGACGCGCGCCGCCTTCAGCAACTGCTGTCCATGGCCGCCCACTTCGGGCAGCAGGATGTGACGGTGATAGCGAGAGAGCTCTTCTGGCAGCAGGGGTTCCATGGCTGACATCATGTCACCCTATGAGCAGGACTGAAAGGGATCTCATATTTCGAGCTTACCATGATGCACCGAAATGAATTGAGCACGTGTTCCCAGAGCCTCAAACATCGATTTGTCGGTGCCCGTCATGAAGGATTGACCGCCAAGAGCGTCGATCCGGTCGAACAGAGCCGCCCTACGGCCTTCGTCAAGATGAGCAGCAATCTCATCGAGAAGCAGGATCGGCGCAAAGCCTGTCATGGTGGCAACGAGGCGTGCATGGGCAAGAATGAGCCCAATTAGCAGGGCCTTTTGCTCCCCAGTCGAGCAACGCTCCGCCTCCATGTTTTTCTCGACATGCCGTATGACAAGATCGGCCCTGTGCGGCCCATCCAAGGTGCGCCCGGCGGCGGCATCCCGGTAGCGGCCAGCCGCCAGCATTCCGATGTAAAGATCCTCAAGTTCATAGGCTGGCCTTTGTGCGTCGTCATCCAGGAATCCGGTGAGAGTAAGGCTCGCGGAGGGAAAGCGCGATGTCGTCAGATCGTCTGCTATCAGTCCCGCAAGAAGCCCCAGCATTTCCCGCCTGGCCATGGTCATGGCAACGCCGAGCGCTGCCATTTGCTGTTCGATACCGGCCAGCCAGGTTGGATCAAAGCGACCATCGGCCAGAAGCTTGTTTCGGCTGCGCATGGCCCTCTCGAAGTCGCTTGCGCGCCGGCCATGGGCGGGATCCAGCGAAAGCACTAGCCGGTCGAGAAACCGGCGCCGATCAGCCGATGCCCCGGTAAAGAGCCCATCCATGGCAGGCGTCAACCAGAGCACCCGCAAATGATCGGTCAGTTCGTCGACCGACTTGGCGCTGGCACCGTTGATTCGGAGACGACGCACGGGATTGCCGTCCTCGCCACCTTCTGTGCCAGTGCCAATCTCAACATCGCCCGCCATGCCTTCCAGAGCTGCGAAGACCGAGAAGCCCTGGGGCGCATCAATGCGTGAGATGTCAGCAAGAACAGCACGACGGAGACCGCGACCAGGCGACAAAAGCGATACGGCCTCCATGAGGTTGGTTTTTCCCGAGCCGTTTTCGCCCGTCAGCACGACATGCCGGTCACTCAGCGGCAGGTTGGCCTGCGCATAGTTGCGAAAGTCGGTCAGCTTGAGCTTCTGGATATGCGTTTTCTGGGTCATCGGTCGAATTCGTTGCTGCCTTGAGCTAGGCCGAACGGTCATAGAAGGCAAGGGCAGTCTGGTGTATCGCCGGCATTGCCCTTGCACTGCGGCGCTTGGCGACATGGAACGAAGTCCTACATGCTGTAGTTGGATCTCACTTCAGCTCCACGAGGCCATGATGTTGCGCAATCGAGACGATCTGACGCCGGAAGAAGCCCGTCAGGACCACAGGGATATGCTTCGCTTCCTTGCGATGAATGCCACGGGTGGCGCAGGGCTTGGCTTTGCCGTCTCCGGCCTCATCTTGTGGCTCGATCTAGGTGGTCTCGGCTCGCTCTTGTCGCGGGCAGCCAACCCTCTCCTGCCGGCTCTGATGATCTCCATACCTATGGCACTGACCTTCGCCGCGGCCATGGTCGCCTCAGCGGTGATGCTGATGCCTTACAAGAAAAAGAAGCAGCTCTAGAGCCGTTCATTTCTAAATGGAATCAGTTCTGTTGGCTGAAACGGAGTCGGATGGTCGCCCGGCTGGCGCGCGCCGTAGCTAACGCATACGGCCAAGCCAGCCGGGCGATCAGGCGGCCCGTTCCAGCCAACCCGAAGGGTCGGGCATCTTTCCGTCGGGATCAGCGGCGATCGTCTCGCCCATACACCAGGGTATGCGCCTCGCCGATCGTCGCTGCCCCGACAAAAACCTGCTCCGGCAGAACTATTTCCATTTAAAAATGAACGGCTCTGGACCAACGAGTTTGACCGCGAGACAGCTTTTGGGCATCTAGCCCGAAGCATGTTTTTCAGGGAAGGGCCAAGTATGAGCGATCAGGAAGAGCGCATCGTCCGTTTGGAAGAGACAGTTGCCCATCAGGCCAGGATCATTGAAGAACTTTCCGATCAATTGTCCGAACAGTGGAAGACGGTAGAACAGATCCGCGCTAAGCTTGACCGTCTCACGGAAAGATTCCTGACGCTGGAAGAACAGACCCTTGATGCGCCAGCCATCACCCGGCCGCCCCATTACTGACGATGAGGAAGCCTTGGATTGCCACCGAGCCGCTTGCGAACATGCAAAGGCCGGCACGGATGCCGGCCTTGATGTCTTAACAGGTGCTGCCGCGCCGGTACTTATCCCTCGAAGAATTCCTTCATCCGGGCAAAGAAGCCGGTGGATTCCGGGTTGTTCTCCTTGGAGGAGAGCTGCTCGAACTCCTGCAACAGTTCGCGCTGGCGCTTGGTCAGCTTCTGTGGCGTCTCGATCTGGATCTGGATGTAGAGGTCGCCCATCTGCGTCGAACGCAGGATCGGCATGCCCTTACCCTTGAGACGGAACTGCTTGCCCGGCTGCGTACCCTCGGGAACGGTTACGCGTGACTTCGAACCGTCAAGCGTCACCACGTCGAATGTACCGCCAAGGGCTGCCGTCGTCATGGAAATCGGGAC from Peteryoungia desertarenae encodes the following:
- a CDS encoding 2-hydroxyacid dehydrogenase — its product is MTNRKRPKVYITRKLPDAVETRMRELFEAELNIDDRPPSREQLIAAVKEADVLVPTVTDRIDSDLIAQAGSQLKLIASFSNGTDHIDVDAAAKRGITVTNTPNVLTEDTADMTMALILAVPRRLVQGARVLMDKPGEWEGWSPTWMLGRRIWGKRIGIIGMGRIGTAVARRAKAFGLSIHYHNRRRVSPATEEELEATYWDSLDQMLARVDIVSVNCPSTPATFHLLSARRLALLQPSSYIVNTARGDIIDEDALIQALRAGKIAGAGLDVFENEPAVNPKLVKLANEGKVVLLPHTGSATIEGRIDMGDKVIINIRTYFDGHRPPNRVLPSRT
- a CDS encoding GNAT family N-acetyltransferase, which translates into the protein MSVEIEQIGSGFDDFPSLLELIRLSFAYMDGVVDPPSSARSLTIDSLRAKTEGEIALMARDETGILGCAFLRPEATSLYIGKLAILPAAQGRGIGWGLLREAEVVARQLGLPALRLETRIELTDNQQRFARWGFVKTAENRHAGFDRTTSIEMQKLLL
- a CDS encoding molybdopterin-synthase adenylyltransferase MoeB; this encodes MEPLLPEELSRYHRHILLPEVGGHGQQLLKAARVMVIGAGGLGSPVLQYLAGAGVGTLTIVDDDGVSLSNLQRQVIHDSGTLGEQKTESAARAIARLNPHCRVVRHEARFDAAFAQDHLPGHTLLIDGSDNFSTRYAAADSGEALAVPLVTGAVGRFDGSVTVLKPYEAGPDGRPNPRYRDLFPEAPPEGVVPACAEAGVIGALTGVIGTLMAMEAIKIITGIGEPLVGRLLIYDGLAARFDTIRYKRRETRG
- the recF gene encoding DNA replication/repair protein RecF (All proteins in this family for which functions are known are DNA-binding proteins that assist the filamentation of RecA onto DNA for the initiation of recombination or recombinational repair.) — translated: MTQKTHIQKLKLTDFRNYAQANLPLSDRHVVLTGENGSGKTNLMEAVSLLSPGRGLRRAVLADISRIDAPQGFSVFAALEGMAGDVEIGTGTEGGEDGNPVRRLRINGASAKSVDELTDHLRVLWLTPAMDGLFTGASADRRRFLDRLVLSLDPAHGRRASDFERAMRSRNKLLADGRFDPTWLAGIEQQMAALGVAMTMARREMLGLLAGLIADDLTTSRFPSASLTLTGFLDDDAQRPAYELEDLYIGMLAAGRYRDAAAGRTLDGPHRADLVIRHVEKNMEAERCSTGEQKALLIGLILAHARLVATMTGFAPILLLDEIAAHLDEGRRAALFDRIDALGGQSFMTGTDKSMFEALGTRAQFISVHHGKLEI
- a CDS encoding SlyX family protein; translation: MSDQEERIVRLEETVAHQARIIEELSDQLSEQWKTVEQIRAKLDRLTERFLTLEEQTLDAPAITRPPHY